One Luteolibacter flavescens genomic region harbors:
- a CDS encoding c-type cytochrome, with the protein MRKTLLLLTLGLSAHAAEPLITYENRPMGSVERPLVLRSYLPDPDIDDAVFSQHDTGRKVSKYNPQIGSDVKGEVVPMAGLAAAIGVNFGPSLSYVFDTTECRLLYTWQGGFVDMTPYWGDQSKGSRVSFGYVPRLVGTLFWKTTGKDPIELDGKSITDLGPRVYTGHRLVKGVPTYEFKAGETPFTLTVTPSDKPLACTVTVTTAGDGELSWKGVEGAKGKGTLSLTLAGSDLGQFQGYQPDNKITKASAEAGEKLFLQYGCSACHSTDGSKNHGPSVGLLFGHEVEIEGLDKPVMADREYLIESIKAPNAKVVKGYPPNYMPPFGLPDVEYDSLALYIESLAKPE; encoded by the coding sequence ATGAGGAAAACCCTTCTCCTTCTCACTCTCGGCCTGTCCGCGCATGCCGCGGAGCCCCTGATCACCTACGAAAACCGGCCGATGGGGTCGGTGGAGAGGCCCCTGGTGCTGCGCAGCTACCTGCCCGACCCGGACATCGATGACGCGGTCTTTTCCCAGCACGACACGGGACGAAAGGTCTCGAAATACAATCCGCAGATCGGCTCGGACGTGAAGGGAGAAGTGGTGCCGATGGCAGGCCTCGCCGCGGCCATCGGAGTGAATTTCGGGCCCTCGCTGTCTTACGTTTTCGACACCACCGAGTGCCGGCTCCTCTACACATGGCAGGGCGGCTTCGTGGACATGACGCCCTACTGGGGCGATCAGTCGAAGGGCTCGCGGGTCTCCTTTGGCTATGTCCCGCGGCTGGTGGGCACGCTTTTCTGGAAGACCACCGGGAAGGACCCCATCGAGCTGGATGGCAAGTCGATCACCGACCTCGGCCCGCGGGTTTACACCGGGCACCGGCTCGTGAAAGGCGTGCCGACTTACGAATTCAAGGCGGGCGAGACGCCATTTACCCTGACGGTCACTCCCTCTGACAAGCCGCTGGCTTGCACGGTGACGGTGACGACGGCAGGCGACGGCGAGCTTTCATGGAAGGGAGTCGAGGGAGCGAAGGGCAAAGGCACACTGAGCCTGACCCTCGCCGGCAGCGATCTCGGGCAATTCCAAGGCTACCAGCCTGACAACAAGATCACGAAGGCGAGCGCTGAGGCCGGAGAAAAGCTCTTCCTGCAGTATGGCTGCTCCGCCTGCCACAGCACGGACGGCTCGAAGAACCACGGGCCATCCGTCGGCCTGCTCTTCGGACACGAGGTGGAGATCGAGGGACTCGACAAGCCGGTGATGGCGGATCGCGAGTATCTCATCGAGTCGATCAAGGCGCCGAACGCGAAAGTCGTGAAGGGCTACCCGCCGAACTACATGCCACCCTTTGGCCTGCCAGACGTGGAATACGATTCCCTTGCCCTCTACATCGAATCCCTGGCCAAACCCGAATGA
- a CDS encoding GTPase/DUF3482 domain-containing protein, translating to MGTWLNADIPAFAIVGRVNAGKTSTLATLLEIDDDELLRISATPGETTGVLPLPVRYNEEELLLFLDTPGFQQPIEAMKEIQRLAAGRSPGPAEIARFVKECRERFPDEARLLEPLSEGAGVIYIVDPGKPLRDSFLAEIEILRWTGRPRLALLNPQSEPAPEQEREWRDRLGTAFNLVRTFDAHEARFDERRRLLEALLQIEEHHAGHIRRVISAMENEMSDRREEAAEAILDFLEKSLTLRVSDPIDVRDRGIPARMEKKRADLEVRYFKKLADLEQDCLKRLLKTYRHHLIKPDIDPSRHAGLNLAVAETWRKWGLNRWQLTAAGAVAGGAAGAVFDLGVGVHSLGAGTVIGAIGGGTAAFFKGGALPELRFKGVSLGKVQSDGQALEAGPPQSPNFAWVLLDSMLIRHAGILDRAHGRRDSGVIEVSEQESLVRNFPSSRRSLLQKWFTSCLKGSPDRGKEPEVFAELVAALDERQESAEPED from the coding sequence ATGGGCACCTGGCTGAACGCTGATATCCCGGCCTTCGCCATCGTCGGGCGCGTCAATGCCGGCAAGACGTCCACCCTGGCGACACTGCTGGAGATCGATGACGACGAGTTGCTGCGGATCAGCGCGACGCCCGGGGAAACCACCGGCGTGCTTCCGCTGCCGGTGCGCTACAACGAAGAGGAGCTGCTGCTCTTCCTCGATACTCCCGGCTTCCAACAACCCATCGAGGCGATGAAGGAGATCCAGCGCCTGGCTGCCGGACGCTCTCCCGGCCCGGCGGAGATCGCAAGATTCGTGAAGGAATGCCGCGAACGTTTCCCCGACGAGGCGCGTTTGTTAGAGCCACTGTCGGAAGGCGCCGGCGTCATCTACATTGTCGATCCCGGCAAGCCGCTGCGTGACTCCTTCCTCGCGGAAATCGAGATCCTCCGGTGGACGGGACGCCCGCGTCTGGCGCTGCTGAATCCCCAGTCGGAGCCCGCTCCCGAGCAGGAACGCGAATGGCGCGACCGCCTCGGCACGGCCTTCAATCTGGTCCGCACCTTTGACGCCCACGAGGCTCGATTCGACGAGCGGCGGCGGCTGTTGGAAGCGCTGCTCCAGATCGAGGAGCATCACGCGGGACACATCCGCAGGGTCATCTCGGCGATGGAGAACGAGATGTCCGACCGTCGGGAAGAGGCAGCCGAGGCGATCCTGGATTTCCTCGAGAAGTCGCTCACGCTGCGCGTCAGCGATCCCATCGATGTCCGCGACCGCGGCATCCCGGCGCGCATGGAGAAGAAGCGGGCCGATCTGGAGGTGCGCTATTTCAAGAAGCTCGCCGACCTCGAGCAGGATTGCCTGAAGCGACTGCTCAAGACCTATCGCCATCACCTGATCAAGCCGGACATCGATCCCTCCCGCCATGCCGGGCTCAATCTCGCCGTCGCGGAGACGTGGCGGAAGTGGGGCCTGAATCGCTGGCAGCTCACCGCTGCTGGCGCGGTGGCTGGCGGCGCGGCGGGTGCTGTCTTCGACCTCGGAGTCGGCGTGCACAGCCTCGGTGCGGGCACGGTGATCGGTGCGATCGGTGGCGGAACGGCCGCGTTCTTCAAGGGCGGTGCCCTGCCCGAACTGCGCTTCAAGGGCGTGAGCCTCGGCAAGGTCCAGAGCGACGGACAGGCGCTGGAGGCCGGGCCGCCGCAGAGCCCGAATTTCGCGTGGGTGCTGCTCGATTCCATGCTGATCCGCCATGCGGGCATCCTCGACCGTGCGCATGGCCGTCGTGATTCCGGAGTGATCGAAGTGAGCGAGCAGGAGAGCCTCGTCCGGAACTTCCCATCGTCACGCCGCAGCCTGCTGCAGAAGTGGTTCACCAGTTGCCTGAAGGGATCGCCGGATCGCGGCAAGGAGCCGGAGGTCTTTGCCGAACTCGTGGCGGCACTCGACGAACGACAGGAAAGCGCTGAGCCGGAGGATTGA
- a CDS encoding DUF2868 domain-containing protein: protein MRGAGGRWKWDELIDFEVALAAWDGESRPDEVASEGSRPAVMKSWKLAAGVPEVGRTWVRAIAWAGAIASGLAFLAGVGAAWGCYDRDREGVDVIILLVFTLLIPWLTLVVGLTVWIFRPRWGGLIGPVLRKLVAKFAGKDGGKVLSVIEGSPELAKSFGWKLAARAQSAALNFHLGAIIGLTLLFVFRRVGFYWETTTERAMERTLESVVQFLSMPWRDVLPRMVPEIATSRRGADWEGGGASWMAFLILALLVWGVAPRFLLEAFAHTRSWLAVRTPAFQSPRHRRLWRVLTGVKRGEEPAGPADGALVLDLGGISPDRDSLRPFFLRHLRLNPVAWETLEVLDEGREAAARTALGKAPAGIIVLAEGWSLAPRQMEETLKRVLAAAGGRRSSVVVADFDREGRPRPPKADDRAAWEAYFDGQKGLDVEVSFYEEDRTWAPG from the coding sequence ATGCGCGGTGCCGGAGGGCGATGGAAATGGGACGAACTGATCGACTTCGAAGTCGCCTTGGCGGCTTGGGACGGGGAATCGCGTCCGGACGAGGTCGCATCGGAGGGCTCGCGGCCCGCCGTGATGAAGTCTTGGAAACTGGCCGCCGGAGTTCCGGAGGTTGGCAGGACCTGGGTGAGGGCCATTGCCTGGGCCGGGGCGATCGCGAGCGGCCTCGCATTCCTCGCCGGTGTCGGTGCGGCCTGGGGCTGCTATGATCGGGATCGCGAGGGCGTTGATGTCATCATTTTGCTCGTTTTCACGCTCCTGATACCTTGGCTCACGCTGGTTGTGGGGCTCACCGTCTGGATTTTCCGCCCGCGATGGGGTGGGCTCATCGGGCCGGTGCTGCGGAAGCTGGTCGCAAAATTCGCCGGGAAGGACGGCGGCAAGGTGCTTTCGGTGATCGAGGGTAGCCCGGAGCTTGCGAAGTCCTTTGGCTGGAAGCTTGCCGCACGCGCGCAGTCCGCCGCGCTGAATTTCCACCTCGGGGCCATCATCGGGCTGACCCTGTTGTTCGTTTTCCGGCGGGTGGGCTTCTACTGGGAAACGACCACGGAGCGAGCCATGGAGCGCACGCTTGAGAGCGTGGTTCAGTTTCTCTCGATGCCATGGCGCGACGTGCTGCCACGGATGGTGCCGGAAATCGCAACCAGCCGCCGTGGTGCGGATTGGGAGGGCGGGGGAGCGAGTTGGATGGCGTTCCTGATACTGGCCCTGCTGGTGTGGGGAGTGGCTCCGCGATTCCTGCTGGAGGCATTTGCCCACACCCGGTCGTGGCTGGCGGTGCGCACTCCGGCATTCCAGTCGCCACGTCATCGCCGCCTCTGGCGCGTGCTCACCGGCGTGAAGCGCGGCGAGGAGCCCGCGGGCCCGGCGGATGGCGCGCTGGTGCTCGATCTCGGCGGCATCTCGCCGGACCGCGATTCGCTGCGGCCATTCTTCCTCCGCCACCTGCGGCTGAATCCCGTGGCGTGGGAAACGCTGGAGGTGCTGGACGAGGGGCGCGAGGCTGCCGCCCGGACCGCGCTCGGGAAAGCACCGGCCGGGATCATTGTGCTCGCCGAGGGCTGGTCGCTGGCCCCGCGGCAGATGGAGGAGACGCTGAAACGCGTGCTCGCCGCGGCAGGTGGCCGCCGTTCCTCGGTGGTGGTCGCGGACTTCGACCGCGAGGGGCGTCCGCGTCCGCCGAAGGCCGACGACAGGGCGGCGTGGGAAGCGTATTTCGACGGTCAAAAGGGCCTCGATGTGGAAGTGAGCTTTTATGAGGAGGATCGTACATGGGCACCTGGCTGA
- a CDS encoding RNA polymerase sigma factor, translating into MIRNPSSIAHDPVFIRYVQAGDGEAFRGLVDRHLPAVRGTASRVLGTGSPWIDDVAQEVFLSLARKAGVLPGNLILSAWLHRQTVRRATDVQRSEAARHRRELTTDLRPEPGCLTGEQMIRDLDRELLRLPERDREILILRFMDNFSSEEIGRRLGMSAAGVRKKIERSTAKLRERLRLTSQPAGFTSAALGTCLGITSSSAGTTHLAATICARCMAIPVSKSLFGTLITTLIMNKTRAIVIAALLCAGAGAYLAGNSKPAAPPTLAKSTPPAPSLPVPAPAPAAPAKPTLPVAKADRIARLKSILSLGDDTKRVQALANFLALLAPVEFEEMIDVAQEFPHADANGEIRKMMYLAWARHDRAAVFAKLKKDLPADQFDPVNDLNVTLAVAIMREYAAEDPESAVEFGREQLVTKDPRKWPAYQSKSITALFDALAAKDLPLATSSVSRFEGYYGVNEAVAAVVAHVRSQGDDALEKWVGSLPPETRGNTIRGRAILHIAQDMLKDDGGKAMDFTLRYEPSVTAGDTSWEVMTMWYKKDAEAATGYVEKMPAGASLDQMMKAIEFSKKMQSPSVK; encoded by the coding sequence ATGATTCGAAATCCGTCATCCATCGCTCACGATCCGGTTTTCATCCGATACGTGCAGGCGGGAGACGGCGAAGCTTTCCGCGGGCTTGTCGACCGTCATCTGCCTGCCGTTCGCGGTACGGCGTCGCGGGTCCTAGGGACGGGTTCCCCATGGATCGATGACGTTGCCCAAGAAGTCTTCCTCTCGCTTGCCCGGAAGGCAGGCGTGCTTCCCGGAAATCTGATCCTCTCCGCATGGCTCCACCGTCAAACCGTACGCCGGGCGACCGATGTCCAGCGTTCGGAAGCAGCCCGTCACCGACGCGAACTCACCACCGATCTCCGCCCCGAGCCTGGATGCCTGACCGGGGAGCAGATGATCCGGGACCTAGACCGAGAGTTACTACGGTTGCCGGAGCGTGATCGCGAGATCCTGATCCTGCGCTTCATGGATAATTTCAGCTCGGAGGAGATCGGGCGTCGGCTCGGAATGAGCGCGGCGGGGGTCCGCAAGAAGATCGAGCGCAGCACGGCCAAGCTGAGAGAGCGTCTTCGCCTCACGTCGCAGCCTGCGGGCTTCACCAGCGCCGCACTGGGCACCTGCCTCGGGATCACTTCCTCAAGCGCGGGCACTACCCATCTCGCCGCGACGATCTGTGCCCGCTGCATGGCGATCCCGGTTTCAAAGAGCCTTTTCGGCACACTCATCACCACACTTATCATGAACAAGACACGAGCAATCGTCATTGCGGCACTTCTCTGTGCAGGCGCTGGAGCCTATCTCGCAGGCAACAGCAAACCTGCCGCCCCTCCGACCCTCGCGAAGTCCACCCCGCCTGCGCCGAGCCTTCCTGTGCCTGCTCCTGCCCCCGCGGCGCCAGCAAAGCCGACTCTGCCGGTTGCAAAGGCTGATCGTATCGCCAGATTGAAGTCGATCCTTTCCCTGGGAGACGACACCAAGCGCGTTCAAGCTTTGGCCAATTTCCTGGCGCTGCTCGCCCCGGTTGAGTTCGAGGAAATGATCGACGTTGCCCAGGAATTCCCTCATGCGGATGCGAACGGCGAAATCCGGAAGATGATGTATCTGGCATGGGCCCGTCACGACCGGGCTGCCGTTTTTGCGAAGCTGAAGAAGGATCTGCCCGCAGATCAGTTCGATCCGGTTAATGATCTCAATGTCACCTTGGCGGTGGCCATCATGCGTGAGTATGCGGCCGAGGATCCCGAGTCGGCCGTGGAATTCGGGCGGGAGCAACTCGTCACCAAAGATCCTCGGAAGTGGCCGGCTTATCAGAGCAAGTCGATTACCGCTCTCTTTGACGCCTTGGCCGCCAAGGATCTGCCGCTGGCCACATCCTCAGTCTCTCGATTCGAGGGCTACTACGGTGTCAATGAAGCCGTTGCCGCCGTGGTTGCCCATGTCCGTTCGCAGGGCGACGACGCTCTGGAGAAATGGGTTGGTTCGCTTCCTCCTGAGACTCGCGGAAACACGATCCGGGGCAGGGCCATCCTGCACATCGCCCAAGACATGCTCAAAGATGATGGAGGCAAAGCGATGGACTTCACTCTCCGGTATGAACCTTCCGTGACCGCCGGTGACACCTCATGGGAGGTGATGACGATGTGGTATAAGAAGGACGCTGAGGCTGCCACCGGCTATGTCGAGAAGATGCCGGCCGGAGCGTCGCTGGATCAGATGATGAAGGCCATCGAGTTCTCCAAGAAGATGCAGTCACCTTCCGTGAAGTAG
- a CDS encoding homocysteine S-methyltransferase family protein, translated as MARPDPTAELQKALRQRILVLDGAMGTTIRSYGLVEKEARGSRFADSQKDLLNNGDILSITRPDVIGDIHKRFYEAGSDICETNTFSATSIAQSEFFVDDPREHGGIKDPEFFQKIIDDPMLRDLAWELNVESSRLCRKWADNVGSDTGIKRYVAGAIGPLTVSLSTSPDANDAGFRTVTFDQVKEDYIRQVRALIAGGCDILMVETIFDALNAKAALVAIQEVFEADALKLPIIVSAAVGRGGETMISAQKVEAMWNAVAHVNPLAVGLNCSLGPDLMKPHLEELAKVSATHISCYPNAGLPNPLAPTGFDLEPPHMNAYMKEFALDGLLNLAGGCCGNTPEHVAAIAEGVKGIAPREVPLLED; from the coding sequence ATGGCTCGCCCCGATCCGACCGCCGAACTCCAGAAGGCTCTCCGCCAGCGCATCCTCGTCCTCGACGGGGCGATGGGCACCACCATCCGTTCGTATGGGCTGGTGGAAAAAGAGGCTCGGGGCAGCCGGTTTGCGGACTCGCAGAAGGACCTGCTGAACAACGGTGACATCCTATCGATCACGCGTCCGGACGTGATCGGTGATATCCACAAGCGCTTCTACGAGGCCGGCTCGGACATCTGCGAAACGAACACCTTCTCGGCGACCTCGATCGCGCAGAGCGAATTCTTCGTGGACGACCCGCGCGAGCACGGCGGCATCAAGGACCCGGAGTTCTTCCAGAAGATCATCGACGATCCGATGCTCCGCGATCTCGCGTGGGAGCTGAATGTGGAGTCCTCACGACTGTGCCGGAAGTGGGCTGACAATGTCGGCAGCGACACTGGCATCAAACGCTACGTGGCCGGGGCCATCGGGCCGCTCACCGTCTCGCTGAGCACCTCGCCGGATGCGAATGACGCGGGCTTCCGCACGGTGACCTTTGACCAGGTGAAGGAGGACTACATCCGCCAGGTGCGCGCCTTGATCGCAGGCGGCTGCGACATCCTAATGGTGGAGACGATCTTCGACGCGCTAAACGCGAAGGCTGCGCTGGTCGCGATTCAGGAAGTCTTCGAAGCAGACGCCCTAAAACTGCCGATCATCGTGAGCGCAGCGGTTGGTCGCGGAGGTGAAACGATGATCTCCGCGCAGAAGGTGGAGGCCATGTGGAATGCCGTCGCGCACGTCAATCCGCTGGCAGTGGGCCTTAATTGCTCGCTTGGCCCGGACCTGATGAAGCCACACCTCGAGGAACTGGCGAAGGTTTCCGCCACGCACATCTCCTGCTACCCGAATGCTGGCCTGCCGAACCCCCTCGCGCCCACCGGCTTCGACCTCGAGCCCCCGCACATGAATGCCTACATGAAGGAGTTCGCCCTCGACGGCCTGCTCAATCTCGCCGGCGGATGCTGCGGAAACACACCGGAACACGTCGCCGCAATCGCCGAAGGAGTGAAGGGCATCGCACCCCGCGAGGTGCCGCTTCTTGAAGATTGA